The following nucleotide sequence is from Desulfomicrobium macestii.
TGGACGGCTGGGGCGCTGGCTCTTCTTTGTGCCTTTGGTACAGGCCTGCCTTCCAAAGCGGGCCGTCTTCGCTGCCAGGGAGCGGGTCGTCCCACCTCTCGCCTGGTCGAATCTTGGCGAACTGCGCCCCGCCTCGCCTCATCTCTCCTTCACCTGTCCATAGCCAGTCGATCGAAGCGCCAAACTTTTCGGACAACAACATGGCCCACGCCGAAGGTATGCTTTGCCGCTCCTTGGCGGAAGACACGCTGGACTGGTTAATTCCAAGGACTCTCGCAAGGGCCGTGTCGCTTTTTACACCGGCGACTGCCTTCATCCTTTCGAGGATATCAGACCATCCGGTTGCTCTGGTTTCGACACCTTGAGCAACCGGTTGAGCAACCTGATGATTATGCCCTTTTTCTATGTCAACAGACTGATTTGATTTGTCTTTCTGGCTTTTCATTGGTTTTTTCCGGATAATACTATGAGCAACCGGATTTAGGCTTGACTGCCATGCAATTAACCGGTTATTCCTCTTCCCATGAAGTTTACAAAAAAACTTAATTTAACAACCTCTAACAAGCAGCGTTGTTACGAGCAATGACAAAAAAACGCACGACCTCGGACACTGCTCCAAGGCAGCTCCTCCTCCCCCTGCATTCCGGAGGTACAAACTCCATTCGTGCCGGTAGGTTATGCCGAAAGGAGGCCATTCGCGAGGCGCTGACACAGGCGCTGGCGGCTTGCCAACTCTCCAGAGAGGAGGTGGCGCAGGAACTGACCCGGCTGACCGGGGAGGCCGTTTCAGTGAATCACATTCACAACTGGTGTTCGGCAGCCAAGCGCGAGTGGCGTTTCCCGCTAGAACTGACCTCTGCATTTTGCATGATCACCCAGGACTTCGGCCTGATTTCGGCCGTCCTCGATGGAACGGGACATGCGCTCGCGGGCGAAGAGACCATGGTCCTGGCCGAATACGGACAGATCCTAATTGAAGAGCGTAAACGCTCCTCCAAGAAGCGCGCCCTATTAGAAAGGCTGGGAGCATGATGATGAGCGAAAAAAATGCACGCCGGATCAAGGCGTGGATGACGCTGAACGGCGTCAGGCAAGCCGACATAGCCAAGGAAATGGGCCTGTCTAGGACGATGATTCAGCGCTTTATTACCGGTCACAGCACCAGCACCAGGGTGTACGAATATTTCATCAACCTTGGCTGCCCCAGGGAGTATTTTGTGGGTCGGACTGAAGCGCGGAGGGCTGCCTGATGGCCAAAGTAGATCAGCCCATCAGTGAAAAAGAGGCACTCTCTGCCGCAGACATCGGGCAGATCCTGGGTTGCTCCAGGCAGGCTGTAGATAAGATGGCAAAAAAAGGAGGATGGCCGGCAATATGGGAAGGCAGGGCCAAGCTGTTTTCAGTCGCAGACCTCCCCGAGGACGTCCGCGTGGCCATCGCCACCAAGTCGTGCCCCTACACCCCGCCAGCCATCACCCCGGCCAAAGAAGCTGGCCTGGCCGATATTATGAAGCTGAAGGGCAAGAAAAAGATCAGGTTCACGACAAGGACTGCAATCATCTCCATTTACAAGG
It contains:
- a CDS encoding helix-turn-helix domain-containing protein, with protein sequence MKSQKDKSNQSVDIEKGHNHQVAQPVAQGVETRATGWSDILERMKAVAGVKSDTALARVLGINQSSVSSAKERQSIPSAWAMLLSEKFGASIDWLWTGEGEMRRGGAQFAKIRPGERWDDPLPGSEDGPLWKAGLYQRHKEEPAPQPSIYNDSEGEDFDLAEVLAQTLDILKSKTVYTTAIVSNIKAFHKAITTEKKIDEMQGQLNQALSSFQDQLDKTNQLVQGLQSENAQLRHDLEESRAASSIRDTG
- a CDS encoding helix-turn-helix domain-containing protein, yielding MMMSEKNARRIKAWMTLNGVRQADIAKEMGLSRTMIQRFITGHSTSTRVYEYFINLGCPREYFVGRTEARRAA